The Streptomyces rimosus genomic interval GAGGACGGCTCCACGGTGCTCACCTTCTGGGTCGCCCTGCTGCGGCCGTCCTCCCGCGGCCGGCTGTGGCTGCGCTCGGCGGACCCCCGGGACGCGCCGCGCATCGACGTCGGGTTCCTGCGCGATCCGGAGGACGGGCGGCGCATGGTGGCGGGCATGCGGCTGGCGCGCTCCCTCGCCCGTACGGCTCCACTGTCCGGCCTGCTGGGCGAGGAGCGCGCGCCGGGCCCCGCCGTCACCACGGATGACCAGCTGGCGCAGGCGCTACGGCAGAGGGTCAGCGGCTATCAGCACGCCGCCGGAACCTGCCGGATGGGACCGGCGGAGGACCCCGGCGCCGTGGTCTCCGCCACCGGCGCCGTCCACGGCGTCGAGGCCCTGGACGTCATCGACGCCTCCGTCATGCCGACGCTGCCCGCCGCCAACACCAACCTCACCACCATGGCCCTCGCCGAGCACTGCCTGCGGCTGCTCTGACGGCTGCGGATACGCCGGAGGGCGGCTCCCCGGGAAGGGGAGCCGCCCTCGTGACGGCAACGGGTGACGGGACGTCAGCCGCGCTGCTCCAGTATCGCCTTGGCCCGCGCCCGGACGTCCTCCGTGTCCAGGCCGCGGATGGTCAGCGTGGTGCGGCGGCGCAGCACGTCGTCCACCGTCTCCGCCCACTCGTGGTCCCGGGCGTAGACGACCTGGGCCCAGATCTCCGGCGCGTCCGGGTGGATGCGCTCGGCCAGGGCCGGGTCCTCGTTGGCCAGGCGCGCGATGTCGAAGGACAGCGAGCCGTAGTGGGTGGCCAGGTGACGGGCGGTCTCCGGCGCCATGCGCGGGCCGGGGGCCGAACCGTCGACCAGCAGCCGGTGGGCCACCGCGTTCGGGTTGGCGATGCCCGGCAGCGGCAGCTTCTTCGGCAGCCGCGAGATCGGCTCCATGTCCTCGGCCAGCGGGTGGCCGGGCAGCGCCGCCAGCTTGTTCATGACCGTACGGCCGATGTGGCGGAACGTGGTCCACTTGCCGCCCGCGACGGACAGCATGCCGCCCGCGCCCTCGGTCACGACGGTCTCGCGCTTGGCCTTGGAGGTGTCGCCGGGGCCGCCCGGCAGCACCCGCAGGCCGGCGAAGGAGTACGTGATCAGGTCACGGGACAGCTGCTGGTCGCGGACGGAGAAGGCCGCCTCGTCCAGGATCTGCGCGGTGTCCTTCTCGGTGACGCGGACGTCCGCCGGGTCGCCCTCGTACTCCTCGTCGGTCGTACCGAGCAGCAGCATGTCCTCCCAGGGGAGGGCGAAGGTGATGCGGTACTTGTCGATCGGGGTGGCCAGCGCCGCCTTCCAGGGGGAGGTGCGCTTGAGGACCAGGTGCGCGCCCTTGGACAGGCGGATGGAGGGCGCCGCGTTCGGGTTCTCCATCTTGCGCAGGTGATCGACCCACGGGCCGGTCGCGTTCAGGACCAGGCGCGCGTTGACGCCGAACTCGGTGCCGTCGGTGCCGTCCTTCAGCTCGGCACCGGTGACCCGGCCCTGGGTGAAGCGCAGGCCGGTGACCTCGGCGTGGTTCAGGACGGTGGCGCCCGCTGCGACCGCCGCGCGGACCGTCATCAGGGCCATCCGCGCGTCGTTCATCTGGTCGTCGCCGTAGACGGCCACGGCCTTCAGGTTGTCCGTACGCAGCTCCGGCACGTCGCGCTGGGCCTTGGCCGGGCTGATGACGTGGCCGACGCCGTCGCCGAAGGCGGAGAGCGCCGAGTACGCGAAGACGCCCGCGCCCAGCTTGGCCGCGCCGTGCGGGCCGCCCTTGTAGACCGGCAGGTAGAAGGTCAGCGGGTTGGCGAGGTGGGGGGCCACCTCACGCGAGACCGCGCGGCGCTCGAAGTGGTTCTCCGCGACCAGCTTGACCGCACCGGTCTGCAGGTAGCGCAGGCCGCCGTGCAGCAGCTTGGAGGAGGCGGAGGAGGTGGCGCCGGCGAAGTCGCCGGCGTCCACCAGCGCAACCCGCAGCCCCGACTGCGCGGCGTGCCAGGCGGTGGAGATGCCCAGGATGCCGCCGCCGATCACCAGGAGGTCGTACGTCGCCTTGGAAAGCCGCTCCCGAGTCTCGGCACGGCTCGGGTTCGAACCGTCGGCCGGGTGCGTCCCGAGGGCCGGGACGCTCTGCAGGGTGCTCATGATTACTCCTCGTCAGCTCTCGTCGTCGATCCAGCCCATGGTCCGCTCGACGGCCTTGAGCCAGTTCTTGTACTCGCGGTCGCGGGTCTCCGCGTCCATGCGGGGGGTCCACTCGGCGGCCCGGCGCCAGTTGGCGCGCAGCGCGTCGGTGTCCGGCCAGAAGCCGACGGCCAGACCGGCGGCGTAGGCGGCGCCGAGGCAGGTCGTCTCGGCGACCATCGGGCGCACCACGGGCGCGTCCAGGAAGTCCGAGATGGTCTGCATCAGCAGGTTGTTGGAGGTCATACCGCCGTCGACCTTCAGGGAGGTCAGGTCGACG includes:
- a CDS encoding glycerol-3-phosphate dehydrogenase/oxidase, with translation MSTLQSVPALGTHPADGSNPSRAETRERLSKATYDLLVIGGGILGISTAWHAAQSGLRVALVDAGDFAGATSSASSKLLHGGLRYLQTGAVKLVAENHFERRAVSREVAPHLANPLTFYLPVYKGGPHGAAKLGAGVFAYSALSAFGDGVGHVISPAKAQRDVPELRTDNLKAVAVYGDDQMNDARMALMTVRAAVAAGATVLNHAEVTGLRFTQGRVTGAELKDGTDGTEFGVNARLVLNATGPWVDHLRKMENPNAAPSIRLSKGAHLVLKRTSPWKAALATPIDKYRITFALPWEDMLLLGTTDEEYEGDPADVRVTEKDTAQILDEAAFSVRDQQLSRDLITYSFAGLRVLPGGPGDTSKAKRETVVTEGAGGMLSVAGGKWTTFRHIGRTVMNKLAALPGHPLAEDMEPISRLPKKLPLPGIANPNAVAHRLLVDGSAPGPRMAPETARHLATHYGSLSFDIARLANEDPALAERIHPDAPEIWAQVVYARDHEWAETVDDVLRRRTTLTIRGLDTEDVRARAKAILEQRG